Proteins found in one Clostridium kluyveri DSM 555 genomic segment:
- a CDS encoding CidA/LrgA family protein, with translation MKYLKQLMIILVTYFIGQVLQILLHLPIPGSVIGLILLFLALQKGIIKVEMIEDVCEFLLSNMSFLFIPAGVGLATSFAILKGKWVGFISILIISTVVVWLITAYIVKFFRRGSLHE, from the coding sequence ATGAAATATTTGAAACAGTTAATGATTATTTTAGTTACATATTTTATTGGACAAGTATTGCAAATACTGCTACACTTACCAATCCCAGGCTCTGTTATTGGCTTAATTCTACTTTTTCTGGCACTGCAAAAAGGAATAATTAAAGTCGAAATGATTGAGGATGTATGTGAATTCTTATTGTCAAATATGTCTTTTTTGTTTATCCCTGCCGGAGTAGGTCTGGCAACATCATTTGCAATATTGAAAGGAAAATGGGTAGGGTTTATAAGCATTTTAATTATTTCAACAGTAGTGGTTTGGTTAATAACAGCTTATATCGTAAAATTTTTTAGAAGAGGAAGCTTACATGAATGA
- a CDS encoding enoyl-CoA hydratase-related protein: protein MTYKTLLLEKQNGITIIKMNTPHNLNAISQQSVEDLFAVLQVIKNDDNCRVVILTGEGKGFIGGADIKHMACLDAIEGGQFCFAVSKCTLEMEKMGKVFIAAVNGFALGAGLEVALGCDIRIFSKHAKIGFPETGLGVIPGAGGAQRLQRLVGIGKASEIIFTGDIIGADDALRFGIANQVTEPESLMDTAMSMAEKILTKSPVGTRLAKEALQKGRDTDLEKALEYDKNLFGLCFSTEDKKEGMAAFIEKRKPVFK from the coding sequence ATGACGTATAAAACTTTATTATTAGAGAAGCAGAATGGGATAACAATCATAAAAATGAATACGCCCCACAATTTAAACGCAATCTCTCAACAGTCAGTGGAAGATTTGTTTGCTGTGCTCCAAGTGATTAAAAATGATGATAATTGCCGGGTTGTTATTCTGACTGGTGAAGGGAAAGGATTTATTGGAGGTGCGGATATTAAGCACATGGCCTGTTTGGACGCAATAGAAGGCGGGCAATTCTGTTTTGCTGTATCAAAATGTACATTAGAAATGGAGAAAATGGGGAAAGTGTTTATTGCGGCTGTTAATGGATTTGCACTGGGAGCCGGTTTAGAAGTGGCCCTTGGCTGTGATATCCGAATATTCTCAAAGCATGCCAAAATTGGATTTCCGGAAACCGGCTTAGGAGTCATTCCCGGTGCCGGTGGTGCACAGAGACTGCAGCGGTTAGTGGGAATAGGGAAAGCCAGTGAGATAATATTTACTGGTGACATCATTGGTGCAGATGACGCGTTAAGGTTTGGAATCGCAAACCAGGTTACAGAACCGGAATCATTAATGGATACAGCTATGTCCATGGCAGAAAAGATTTTGACAAAATCTCCAGTAGGCACCCGCTTAGCTAAGGAAGCCCTGCAGAAAGGCAGAGATACAGATTTGGAGAAGGCTCTTGAATACGATAAAAATCTATTTGGTTTATGTTTCTCAACAGAGGACAAAAAAGAAGGAATGGCTGCATTTATTGAAAAAAGAAAGCCAGTCTTTAAGTAA
- a CDS encoding alpha/beta-type small acid-soluble spore protein, with product MSKKPLVPGAEKKLDKLKTETANELGVDLNKKYVADLPSKKIGALAGPTGGNMVKKMVEAYENKLLK from the coding sequence ATGTCAAAAAAGCCATTAGTTCCAGGTGCAGAAAAAAAATTAGATAAGCTTAAAACAGAAACAGCAAATGAATTAGGTGTAGATTTAAATAAAAAGTATGTTGCAGATTTACCATCAAAAAAAATTGGAGCTCTAGCTGGTCCAACAGGTGGTAATATGGTTAAAAAAATGGTTGAGGCTTATGAAAATAAATTGTTAAAATAA